One segment of Sphingomonas qomolangmaensis DNA contains the following:
- the leuA gene encoding 2-isopropylmalate synthase codes for MLRDPSTKYRPFPAVDLPDRQWPSRSITRPPRWLSTDMRDGNQALIDPMDAEKKNRFFDLLVSVGLKEIEVGFPSAGATEFDFISRLVRSGRIPDDVTVQVLTQSRRDLIEKSFESLEGAHRAIVHLYNAVSPAWRRIVFGMSRDEVRDIAVTGAKILRDEAAKRPATDWHFEYSPETFSTAELDFSLEVCTAVMEVLRPTPDHPLILNLPATVEASSPNIYADQIEYFCRNVPHRDSVVISLHPHNDRGTGVAAAELGLMAGADRIEGCLFGNGERTGNVDLVTLALNMYTQGIDPSLDFSDIDRVIGAVEYCNALPVHPRHPYAGELVFTAFSGSHQDAIKKGFAAQEARNDDIWEVPYLPIDPADLGRSYEAVIRVNSQSGKGGVAWVLEQDKGLKLPKRLQADFSRHVQAMADETSRELNAGDIWHSFNRVYRLDPAQYFTLEAYEETRAPNGDRIFAGHVGIGGVTRSVSGRGNGLISSVLAALRDGCGITLDVADYSEHAIGHGSDARAAAYVECVDADGRTLWGVGIDEDVATASVRAVLSAANSARGKA; via the coding sequence ATGCTGCGCGATCCATCGACCAAATACCGCCCCTTCCCCGCCGTCGACCTGCCCGACCGGCAATGGCCGTCGCGCAGCATCACCCGGCCGCCGCGCTGGCTGTCGACCGACATGCGCGACGGCAACCAGGCGCTTATCGATCCGATGGACGCCGAAAAGAAGAACCGCTTCTTCGACCTGCTGGTGTCGGTGGGACTGAAGGAGATCGAGGTCGGCTTCCCCAGCGCGGGCGCGACCGAGTTCGACTTCATCTCGCGACTCGTGCGCTCGGGCCGAATTCCTGACGACGTGACGGTCCAGGTACTGACGCAATCGCGCCGCGACCTGATCGAGAAGAGCTTCGAAAGCCTCGAGGGCGCGCACCGCGCGATCGTCCATCTCTACAACGCGGTGTCGCCGGCATGGCGGCGGATCGTGTTCGGCATGAGCCGCGACGAAGTCCGCGACATCGCGGTGACCGGCGCCAAGATCCTGCGCGACGAAGCCGCCAAGCGCCCCGCCACCGACTGGCATTTCGAATATAGCCCCGAAACCTTCTCGACCGCCGAGCTCGATTTCTCGCTCGAGGTATGCACCGCGGTGATGGAGGTGCTGCGCCCCACCCCCGATCATCCGCTGATCCTCAATCTGCCCGCCACGGTCGAGGCGTCGAGCCCCAACATCTATGCCGACCAGATCGAATATTTCTGCCGCAACGTGCCCCACCGCGACAGCGTGGTCATCAGCCTGCATCCGCACAACGACCGCGGCACCGGCGTCGCCGCGGCCGAGCTCGGGCTGATGGCGGGTGCCGACCGGATCGAGGGCTGCCTGTTCGGCAATGGCGAGCGCACCGGCAACGTCGACCTGGTGACGCTGGCGCTCAATATGTACACGCAAGGGATCGACCCCAGCCTCGACTTTTCGGACATCGACCGGGTGATCGGCGCCGTCGAATATTGCAACGCGCTGCCGGTGCATCCGCGCCACCCTTATGCCGGCGAGCTGGTGTTCACCGCGTTTTCGGGCAGCCACCAGGACGCGATCAAAAAGGGCTTCGCCGCGCAGGAAGCGCGCAACGACGACATCTGGGAAGTCCCCTATCTGCCGATCGACCCCGCCGATCTGGGCCGCAGCTACGAAGCCGTCATCCGGGTGAATTCGCAGAGCGGCAAGGGCGGCGTCGCCTGGGTGCTCGAACAGGACAAGGGACTCAAGCTGCCCAAGCGGCTCCAGGCCGATTTCAGCCGCCACGTCCAGGCGATGGCCGACGAAACCAGCCGCGAACTCAACGCCGGCGACATCTGGCACAGCTTCAACCGGGTATATCGCCTCGACCCCGCACAATATTTTACGCTCGAAGCCTATGAGGAAACCCGCGCGCCAAACGGCGACCGCATCTTTGCCGGCCATGTCGGGATCGGCGGCGTCACCCGATCGGTGAGCGGGCGCGGCAACGGCTTGATCTCGAGCGTGCTCGCGGCGCTGCGCGACGGCTGCGGGATCACGCTCGACGTCGCGGATTACAGCGAACACGCGATCGGCCACGGATCCGACGCGCGCGCGGCGGCCTATGTCGAATGCGTCGACGCCGACGGGCGGACCTTGTGGGGAGTCGGTATCGACGAGGACGTCGCCACCGCGAGCGTGCGCGCGGTGCTGTCGGCGGCAAACTCGGCGCGAGGCAAGGCGTAA
- a CDS encoding SWIB/MDM2 domain-containing protein encodes MKHGALLRDAGTGGRMAKETTAKTAAKGGLAKPVTPSPELAEIVGKADLPRSEVVSKMWEYIKKHDLQNPNDKREILADEKIEKIFGKKQASMFEMNKLLSAHLK; translated from the coding sequence TTGAAGCATGGCGCGCTGTTGCGTGATGCCGGTACTGGGGGGCGTATGGCCAAGGAAACAACTGCAAAGACTGCTGCCAAGGGCGGCCTCGCCAAGCCGGTGACGCCGTCGCCTGAGCTGGCCGAGATCGTCGGCAAGGCGGATCTGCCGCGCAGCGAAGTCGTCAGCAAGATGTGGGAATATATCAAGAAGCACGACTTGCAGAATCCAAACGACAAGCGCGAAATCCTCGCCGACGAAAAGATCGAGAAGATCTTCGGCAAGAAGCAGGCGAGCATGTTCGAGATGAACAAGCTGCTGAGCGCGCATCTGAAGTAA
- a CDS encoding (2Fe-2S)-binding protein → MTSLTVNNQPVQYRLDPATPLLFALRDASNLTGTKFGCGTGECGACTVDIDGQAVRSCRITLAAVEGTFVTTIEGLSRDRGHPVQQAFLASNLSQCGFCIPGMVMTAAALIRANRDPSDDDIRAAMTNLCRCGVYPRLLEAVRRAARIARGDENIVPPASPDIDAGDAARAVPALAPPATPAPPQS, encoded by the coding sequence ATGACCAGCCTGACCGTTAACAACCAGCCCGTGCAGTATCGGCTCGATCCGGCAACCCCGTTGCTGTTCGCCCTGCGCGACGCGTCGAACCTCACCGGCACCAAATTCGGCTGCGGCACCGGCGAATGCGGCGCCTGCACCGTCGATATCGATGGCCAGGCGGTGCGATCCTGCCGCATCACCCTCGCCGCGGTCGAGGGCACCTTCGTCACCACGATCGAAGGGCTGTCGCGCGATCGCGGGCATCCGGTGCAACAGGCGTTCCTGGCCTCGAACCTCTCGCAATGCGGCTTTTGCATCCCCGGCATGGTGATGACCGCCGCCGCGCTGATCCGCGCCAATCGCGACCCGTCGGACGACGATATCCGCGCCGCGATGACCAATTTATGCCGCTGCGGCGTGTACCCCAGGCTGCTCGAGGCAGTGCGCCGCGCGGCGCGGATCGCGCGCGGAGACGAAAATATCGTGCCCCCGGCGTCACCCGACATCGACGCCGGCGACGCCGCGCGCGCGGTTCCCGCGCTCGCGCCCCCCGCCACCCCCGCGCCGCCGCAAAGCTGA
- the recJ gene encoding single-stranded-DNA-specific exonuclease RecJ produces MSPVCNVTASILGQPWRWRGLASDTLGGSFVPDDLVTGLLLSRGCPREALELHRNPSIRGFMPDPSIFRDMDRAADRLADAVQAGEQVAIFGDYDVDGATSAALMVLVLRELGIEARPYIPDRLMEGYGPSGAALVRLAREGASLIVTVDCGAQAFEALDMARDAGVEVIVVDHHKCSTALPFAHALVNPNRMDEDEGAAHGHLAAVGVAFLLGAALIRSLRARGFFAGRDEPKLLELLDIVALGTVADVAALRGLNRAFVAQGLKVMAKRRNIGLAALIEASRLTRDPTCTDLGFALGPRINAGGRVGRADLGVRLLTTRDPAEARAIAEELDRLNEERRMIEAAVQEGAELLAERQGNRAVIVVAAPGWHAGVIGIVAGRLKESLGRPAIVIALDEHGVGKGSGRSIPGVDLGGAVLAAKEAGLLAAGGGHAMAAGLTVAEGDIDAFAAFLDERLAAAVTRSIADRALLVDAVLAPGGIHPGLVDALEAGGPYGMGWPSPRIAAGPVRVIKADRVGNGHVRAIVAGDDGRSLKAVAFRQADTALGAALLGCPPHRRLWLAGRAKRDDWGARPAAELHIDDAAWAE; encoded by the coding sequence ATGTCACCGGTCTGTAACGTCACCGCCTCGATCCTCGGCCAACCCTGGCGCTGGCGCGGGCTCGCCAGCGATACCCTGGGCGGCAGCTTCGTCCCCGACGATCTGGTGACCGGGCTGTTGTTGTCGCGCGGTTGCCCGCGCGAGGCGCTCGAGCTGCATCGCAACCCGTCGATCCGCGGCTTCATGCCCGATCCCTCGATCTTCCGCGACATGGACCGCGCCGCCGATCGCCTTGCCGATGCGGTGCAGGCGGGCGAGCAGGTCGCGATCTTCGGCGATTACGATGTCGATGGCGCCACTTCGGCGGCGCTGATGGTGCTGGTGCTGCGCGAGCTGGGCATCGAGGCGCGGCCCTATATCCCCGATCGGCTGATGGAGGGCTATGGCCCCTCGGGCGCGGCGTTGGTGCGGCTCGCGCGCGAGGGCGCGTCGCTGATCGTCACCGTCGATTGCGGCGCGCAGGCGTTCGAAGCGCTCGACATGGCGCGCGACGCCGGGGTCGAGGTGATCGTGGTCGATCACCACAAATGCTCGACCGCCTTGCCCTTCGCGCACGCGCTGGTGAACCCCAACCGGATGGACGAGGATGAAGGCGCGGCGCACGGCCATCTCGCGGCGGTGGGGGTCGCGTTCCTGCTCGGCGCGGCGCTGATCCGCAGCTTGCGCGCGCGCGGCTTCTTCGCGGGGCGCGACGAGCCCAAATTGCTCGAGCTGCTCGACATCGTCGCGCTCGGCACCGTCGCCGACGTCGCGGCGCTGCGCGGCCTCAACCGCGCCTTCGTGGCGCAGGGGCTCAAGGTGATGGCCAAGCGCCGCAACATCGGCCTCGCCGCGCTGATCGAAGCGTCGCGGCTCACGCGCGACCCGACCTGCACCGATCTCGGCTTCGCGCTCGGCCCCCGCATCAACGCCGGGGGACGCGTCGGGCGTGCCGATCTCGGCGTCCGCCTGCTCACCACCCGCGATCCCGCCGAAGCGCGCGCGATCGCCGAGGAACTCGACCGGCTGAACGAAGAACGCCGGATGATCGAGGCCGCGGTGCAGGAGGGCGCCGAGCTGCTCGCCGAACGCCAGGGCAATCGCGCGGTGATCGTCGTCGCCGCTCCCGGCTGGCACGCCGGCGTGATCGGCATCGTCGCCGGCCGGCTCAAGGAATCGCTCGGCCGCCCCGCGATCGTCATCGCGCTCGACGAACACGGCGTCGGCAAGGGGTCGGGCCGGTCGATCCCCGGCGTCGACCTGGGCGGCGCGGTGCTGGCGGCCAAGGAAGCCGGACTGCTCGCGGCGGGCGGCGGCCATGCGATGGCGGCAGGCCTCACCGTGGCCGAAGGTGATATCGATGCCTTCGCCGCCTTTCTCGACGAACGGCTGGCGGCCGCGGTCACCCGCTCGATCGCCGATCGCGCCTTGCTGGTCGATGCCGTGCTCGCGCCCGGCGGCATCCACCCCGGGCTGGTCGACGCGCTCGAAGCCGGCGGCCCCTATGGCATGGGCTGGCCAAGCCCGCGAATCGCTGCCGGCCCGGTACGCGTGATCAAGGCCGATCGGGTCGGCAACGGCCATGTCCGCGCGATCGTCGCGGGCGACGACGGCCGCAGCCTCAAGGCGGTCGCCTTCCGCCAGGCCGACACCGCCCTGGGCGCCGCGTTGCTCGGCTGCCCGCCGCACCGCCGGCTATGGCTGGCCGGCCGCGCCAAGCGCGACGACTGGGGCGCAAGGCCCGCCGCAGAACTCCATATCGACGACGCCGCCTGGGCCGAATGA
- the folE gene encoding GTP cyclohydrolase I FolE, giving the protein MNIEDEATIGNGDLVASPPKLEVPEDVAEAIRTLIRWTGDDPTREGLRDTPKRVARAWKEYCSGYGDDPGHHLSRIFEEVGGYDEIVLLRDVPFQSHCEHHMAPIIGKAHIAYLPRNHVVGISKLARVLHAFARRLQVQERLTAEVADCIWTHLKPRGVAVVIEASHACMTARGVRTPGVSMVTSRMMGVFRDDERSRKEVLSLMGM; this is encoded by the coding sequence ATGAATATCGAAGACGAAGCCACCATAGGCAATGGCGACCTGGTTGCTTCCCCGCCCAAGCTGGAAGTGCCCGAGGATGTGGCCGAGGCGATCCGCACGCTGATCCGCTGGACCGGCGACGATCCCACGCGCGAAGGGCTGCGCGACACCCCCAAGCGCGTCGCGCGCGCGTGGAAGGAATATTGCAGCGGCTATGGCGACGATCCGGGGCATCATCTGTCGCGGATTTTCGAGGAAGTCGGCGGCTATGACGAGATCGTGCTGCTGCGCGACGTGCCGTTCCAGTCGCATTGCGAGCATCACATGGCGCCGATCATCGGCAAGGCGCACATCGCCTATCTGCCGCGCAACCATGTCGTGGGCATTTCAAAGCTCGCGCGCGTGCTCCACGCCTTTGCGCGGCGGCTGCAGGTCCAGGAACGGCTGACCGCCGAAGTGGCCGATTGCATCTGGACGCACCTGAAGCCGCGCGGCGTCGCGGTAGTGATCGAGGCGAGCCACGCCTGCATGACCGCGCGCGGCGTGCGGACGCCGGGGGTGTCGATGGTCACCAGCCGGATGATGGGCGTCTTCCGCGACGACGAACGCAGCCGCAAGGAAGTGCTGTCGCTGATGGGGATGTAG
- a CDS encoding tyrosine-type recombinase/integrase — MALSVVAIKAAKGRQKAYKLSDSDGLYLLVAPSGARCWRMNYRHSGKQKTLAFGVWPDTGLAEARAARDAARKVLARGDDPSERIKLDRIAATVAASSSFKAVADEWLLKVEKEGRSPVTMKKLRWLLSFINATIGQRPVASISAHELLIMLRKMEAKGRYETAKRLRSTCSQIFRYAIATARAERDVAADLRGALIVPKHVHRAAITTPSEAGALLRAIEALEDHPTTGVALRFLPHVFVRPGELRSAEWADFDFGKAVWTIPPHKTKMRRAHSVPLSRQTLQILESIKHDAEHSSYLFPSIRSVERPMSENTINAALRRMGYAQDQMTGHGFRALAATLLNEMGLWHADAIERQLAHCDNNAVRRAYTRGEYWEERVRMMQHWSDHLEFLRDGAKVLGGKFGKAKSR; from the coding sequence ATGGCGTTGTCGGTTGTGGCAATCAAAGCAGCCAAGGGTCGCCAGAAGGCGTACAAGCTTAGCGATAGCGACGGACTTTACCTGCTCGTAGCACCGTCCGGCGCCCGCTGCTGGCGGATGAATTATCGGCATTCAGGCAAGCAGAAGACCCTGGCCTTCGGCGTGTGGCCAGATACCGGGCTAGCCGAGGCTCGCGCAGCGCGCGACGCGGCGCGCAAGGTGTTAGCTCGAGGCGATGATCCATCTGAACGAATCAAGCTCGATCGGATCGCCGCCACCGTAGCGGCGTCCAGCAGCTTCAAAGCCGTGGCCGACGAATGGCTGCTCAAAGTCGAGAAAGAGGGCCGCTCGCCGGTCACGATGAAAAAGCTGCGCTGGCTACTGAGTTTCATCAACGCAACCATTGGGCAGCGCCCTGTCGCCTCGATCTCGGCGCACGAGTTGCTCATCATGCTGCGTAAGATGGAGGCAAAAGGTCGGTACGAAACGGCAAAGCGCCTCCGCAGCACCTGTTCGCAAATTTTCCGCTATGCCATCGCTACGGCGCGGGCCGAGCGCGATGTCGCGGCCGACCTTCGGGGCGCGTTGATCGTACCCAAGCACGTTCACCGCGCCGCGATCACTACACCGTCCGAGGCCGGCGCGTTGCTTCGCGCCATTGAAGCGCTGGAAGACCATCCGACGACCGGCGTCGCGCTTCGCTTCCTGCCTCACGTGTTTGTTCGGCCTGGAGAACTTCGTTCTGCCGAATGGGCGGATTTCGATTTTGGCAAAGCCGTGTGGACGATCCCGCCGCACAAAACCAAGATGCGGCGCGCGCACTCGGTCCCACTCTCCCGTCAGACACTTCAAATCCTCGAATCGATCAAGCACGACGCCGAGCACAGCTCGTATCTTTTCCCGTCAATACGATCGGTTGAACGACCGATGTCGGAGAACACCATCAACGCAGCGCTTCGTAGAATGGGGTATGCACAGGACCAAATGACCGGCCATGGTTTCCGCGCCCTGGCGGCGACGTTGCTGAATGAGATGGGGCTATGGCATGCGGACGCGATCGAGCGCCAGCTTGCCCATTGCGACAACAATGCCGTGCGCCGCGCCTATACCCGCGGAGAATATTGGGAAGAGCGTGTGCGCATGATGCAGCATTGGTCAGATCATCTCGAATTTCTGCGCGACGGAGCCAAGGTCCTCGGTGGAAAGTTCGGGAAGGCAAAGAGCCGATAG
- a CDS encoding prolyl hydroxylase family protein: MATQVKKPGTLSAVRQAIGSATAATLEANPAIKRLATDAAQVYFHRDFLTNAECATLIAMIDEGRRPSTLLSRTEDRNFRTSDSCDMDRYSSVIQPIDERVAALLGIQPEHGETMQGQRYAPGQQFRAHHDYFHEGEHYWPKMQQAGGQRTWTAMCYLNEVEEGGATWFPQGGIRVPPRKRMLLIWNNMNPDGSPNEQTLHEGMAVVRGTKYIFTKWFREQPWLQG; encoded by the coding sequence ATGGCAACGCAAGTGAAGAAGCCCGGCACGCTTTCGGCGGTCCGGCAGGCGATCGGATCGGCCACCGCGGCGACGCTCGAGGCGAATCCTGCGATCAAGCGGCTCGCGACCGACGCGGCGCAGGTCTATTTCCACCGCGATTTCCTCACCAACGCCGAATGCGCGACGCTGATAGCGATGATCGACGAGGGCCGCCGCCCCTCGACCTTGCTGTCGCGCACCGAGGACCGCAATTTCCGGACCAGCGACAGCTGCGACATGGACCGCTACTCGTCGGTCATCCAGCCGATCGACGAGCGCGTTGCCGCCTTGCTCGGCATCCAGCCCGAACATGGCGAGACGATGCAGGGCCAGCGCTACGCCCCCGGCCAGCAATTCCGCGCGCACCATGATTATTTCCACGAAGGCGAGCATTATTGGCCCAAGATGCAGCAGGCGGGCGGCCAGCGCACCTGGACCGCGATGTGCTATCTCAACGAGGTCGAGGAAGGCGGCGCGACCTGGTTCCCGCAAGGCGGCATCCGCGTGCCGCCGCGCAAGCGCATGCTGCTGATCTGGAACAACATGAACCCCGACGGCAGCCCCAACGAGCAGACGCTCCACGAGGGCATGGCGGTGGTGCGCGGCACCAAATACATCTTCACCAAATGGTTTCGCGAGCAGCCCTGGCTGCAGGGCTGA
- a CDS encoding RcnB family protein — MMNKWMGALLAATALIPATAMAQDGNRREARQQQRAERQAMRAQPQREAAAAPVRAQRQGGDDRQAVRAERQAQRLANPQQREQFVRQRQAIQEQRQVVRPNRTVNGQPMRPELRPQGQVAPRQAFRAERRDDRSDFRNERRQDRNALQSGALNQRQFRADRRDDRQDFRRDRADDRRDFRQDQGRFDNRLNQQRQFLGNNRGNGWAGNNWGGNNWNGNRSFLGNNGGWNRGWRNDNRYDWRGYRQINRNAFRLPRYYAPQGYGFGYQRFGIGATIGSILFAQDYWINDPWSYRLPPIDGPFRWVRYYNDALLVDLETGEVVDMEYDIFW; from the coding sequence ATGATGAACAAGTGGATGGGTGCATTGCTCGCAGCGACCGCGCTGATCCCGGCAACCGCGATGGCGCAGGACGGCAATCGTCGCGAAGCACGCCAGCAGCAGCGCGCTGAGCGGCAGGCGATGCGCGCGCAGCCGCAGCGTGAGGCAGCGGCCGCACCGGTGCGCGCGCAGCGCCAGGGCGGCGACGATCGCCAGGCGGTTCGCGCCGAACGCCAGGCGCAGCGGCTGGCGAACCCACAGCAGCGCGAGCAGTTCGTTCGCCAGCGGCAGGCGATCCAGGAACAGCGTCAGGTCGTCCGCCCCAACCGCACCGTCAACGGCCAGCCGATGCGCCCCGAACTGCGTCCCCAGGGCCAGGTCGCACCGCGCCAGGCGTTCCGCGCCGAACGCCGTGACGATCGCAGCGATTTCCGCAACGAACGCCGCCAGGATCGCAACGCGCTGCAATCGGGCGCGCTGAACCAGCGCCAGTTTCGCGCCGACCGTCGCGACGACCGCCAGGATTTCCGCCGCGATCGCGCCGATGATCGGCGCGACTTCCGGCAGGATCAGGGTCGGTTTGACAATCGGCTGAACCAGCAACGCCAGTTCCTCGGCAACAACCGCGGCAATGGCTGGGCCGGCAACAATTGGGGCGGCAACAACTGGAACGGCAACCGCAGCTTCCTGGGCAACAATGGCGGCTGGAACCGCGGCTGGCGCAACGACAATCGCTATGATTGGCGCGGCTATCGCCAGATCAACCGCAACGCCTTCCGCCTGCCCCGCTATTACGCGCCGCAAGGCTATGGCTTCGGCTATCAGCGGTTCGGCATCGGCGCGACGATCGGCTCGATCCTGTTCGCGCAGGATTATTGGATCAACGATCCCTGGTCGTACCGCCTGCCGCCGATCGACGGACCGTTCCGCTGGGTGCGCTATTACAACGACGCGCTACTGGTCGATCTGGAGACCGGCGAAGTGGTCGATATGGAATATGACATCTTCTGGTGA